A section of the Xiphias gladius isolate SHS-SW01 ecotype Sanya breed wild chromosome 10, ASM1685928v1, whole genome shotgun sequence genome encodes:
- the LOC120794991 gene encoding zinc finger protein 770-like: MHQCPVCPKSFPSPYKLQRHHVIHTGQKPFICKICGKAFTQSEHLKTHVQKVHDSRLPTGSLRDGILTNDQKTNCDKPAAGMNTHGSSNYAIMPSGVSFSVASQPEWKNRLTHKFLLPLSETGNPPKNMPHVNGGSVTQSSISYDMDPIHKDQVDSANMDTSVCNAHNGYTCKICLKSFSSSLQLWIHLPTHDKPKPFERSQTFSKNAHASQSQSQEVCSRRSQMTLKHQCPKCLKNFCSPSKLQRHFLIHTGQKPFSCTICWKAFRQKVHLKSHLSSANKCSLSAISARKRQKLCNDSQTSVLQPQSSLQRCTSHKTPVNSSVELKLQCKISVNTVQDLNKTEIKLDALVKPEQPSNTRSQCQDICNKSGEQEPQHMTQKDMKPFQCMICNRSFWLEVNLIRHHKIHRKQKELGSPTPVQDSNEVKMSDSEAVERLPEASSADSIDLNVIVKPERWRENCNNSFPQDAALIASAEQQRDTCQATSKQQRTSTLHQCHTCSKCFPSGSKLQRHMMTHTGQRPFGCEMCGKRFRQKTHLRVHCRTHLWSRYQKQRSLYISWPPSRIGGFNTRTAADVPIQEVLAHKKDVETHTGSDVLSTKHLDQTPSILIVQNNDRRESENILLPDTSDRNEVLHLRKVSKVNAKRTQTAKSLQNQGNIQHKCFQCLKCFPSASKLQRHEMVHTGLKPFQCPTCGKAFRQASHLKTHEGIHCKRKPSKPVNQQVKIRKLKMNSQQQLYRRINVNFPPQQNSVSTDITHSVFDGAVSKGESVMLCTRRKLPITKVNGLFKTNTKTNTCQKKKLHICRICCKNFASPYKLSRHLVTHSGIRPYKCTLCSKTFTQRGHLKVHEHRCGQGNRISGYTQTEMINTNHLQDECTEKLTDCTDLDVSAIREQRESHYTSVGDYTVTDGDLSYCTEAIDTEWLAVPEVGLQEENNESEKMQNKYCDQVTDIYDQATDHYSYSFPSELAYEINKLVQNQNMAAPPLSHQYEDNAHNVEIPCLHKEVTAFSDSNNLVGDEHVSSVDENQIQADFPDDYWCEPLIVFECDKCTASFICENDLEQHLCSTHIQPKMAESAQKNHCDICFKYFVSPSKLKRHYLIHTGQRPFRCDICGKTFTQSAHVRTHRLTH; this comes from the coding sequence ATGCATCAGTGCCCCGTTTGTCCAAAATCTTTCCCGTCGCCATATAAACTTCAGAGACATCATGTCATCCATACTGGCCAGAAGCCGTTCATCTGTAAAATCTGTGGAAAAGCCTTCACGCAGTCCgagcatttaaaaacacatgtgCAGAAGGTCCACGATTCACGGCTTCCAACAGGCAGTCTACGGGATGGCATTttaacaaatgaccaaaaaacaaactgtgataaaccagctgcagggatgaacacACATGGCAGTAGTAATTATGCTATAATGCCATCAggtgtgtctttctctgtggcCTCCCAGCCAGAATGGAAAAACCGTTTAACTCACAAATTTTTGCTTCCTTTGTCTGAGACTGGAAATCCACCCAAAAATATGCCACATGTAAATGGTGGCTCAGTGACCCAGAGCAGTATCTCATATGATATGGATCCAATACATAAGGATCAAGTTGATTCTGCAAATATGGACACATCTGTATGCAATGCCCACAATGGATACACCTGCAAAATCTGCTTGAAGTCATTTAGTTCATCTCTTCAGCTTTGGATTCACTTACCAACTCATGACAAACCAAAACCATTTGAGAGGAGCCAAACTTTTTCGAAGAACGCCCATGCGAGTCAGTCACAGTCACAAGAAGTGTGCTCCAGGAGAAGCCAAATGACTCTGAAACACCAGTGTCCTAAATGTCTTAAAAACTTTTGTTCACCATCCAAATTACAACGACATTTTCTTATTCATACGGGCCAGAAACCCTTCTCATGTACAATCTGCTGGAAAGCCTTCAGGCAAAAGGTACACTTGAAATCTCATTTAAGCTCAGCAAATAAATGTTCACTTTCTGCAATCAGTgcaaggaaaagacagaagctTTGCAATGACAGTCAAACCTCAGTTTTGCAGCCTCAGTCATCACTTCAGCGATGCACCAGTCATAAGACTCCTGTGAACTCATCAGTGGAACTCAAGCTACAATGTAAAATAAGTGTAAATACTGTGCAGGACCTgaacaagactgaaatcaagTTGGATGCACTCGTTAAACCAGAACAACCATCAAATACAAGAAGTCAGTGTCAGGATATTTGTAATAAGTCAGGTGAACAAGAGCCACAACACATGACTCAAAAAGATATGAAACCATTCCAGTGTATGATCTGCAACAGATCATTTTGGTTGGAAGTTAATTTAATACGTCATCATAAAATTCATaggaaacaaaaagaactgGGAAGTCCTACTCCGGTGCAAGACAGTAATGAAGTGAAAATGTCTGATTCTGAAGCAGTAGAACGTTTACCTGAAGCTAGTAGTGCAGACTCCATTGACTTGAATGTCATTGTTAAACCggaaagatggagggaaaatTGCAATAACTCTTTTCCTCAAGATGCTGCGTTAATTGCATCAGCAGAACAGCAGAGGGACACCTGCCAAGCCACCAGTAAGCAGCAGAGAACCAGCACTTTACATCAGTGCCATacatgttcaaaatgttttccatctGGATCAAAACTTCAGAGGCACATGATGACTCATACCGGACAAAGGCCCTTTGGCTGTGAGATGTGTGGAAAGAGATTTCGGCAGAAAACGCACTTGAGGGTCCATTGTCGCACTCACCTGTGGTCCAGATATCAGAAACAGCGATCACTGTATATCAGTTGGCCGCCTTCGCGCATAGGTGGGTTTAACACAAGGACTGCAGCCGACGTTCCGATCCAGGAAGTGTTAGCACATAAAAAGGATGTTGAGACACACACTGGCAGTGATGTACTCTCTACAAAACACCTGGATCAGACCCCTTCTATATTAATTGTTCAGAATAATGACAGGAGAGAATCGGAGAACATATTGTTGCCAGATACCTCAGACAGAAATGAGGTTTTGCACTTGAGAAAGGTTTCTAAAGTTAATGCGAAAAGGACACAGACTGCTAAATCACTGCAAAATCAAGGGAACATACAACACAAGTGCTTCCAGTGTTTAAAGTGTTTTCCAAGTGCCTCTAAATTACAAAGACATGAGATGGTACACACAGGCTTGAAACCATTTCAGTGCCCTACGTGTGGGAAAGCTTTTAGGCAAGCTTCACATCTGAAAACCCATGAAGGAATACACTGTAAGAGGAAACCATCCAAACCAGTCAATCAACAGgtgaaaatcagaaaattgaaaatgaatagTCAACAGCAGCTTTACAGGAGGATCAATGTTAATTTCCCACCTCAGCAGAATTCTGTAAGCACAGACATTACACATTCAGTTTTTGATGGTGCAGTAAGTAAAGGAGAAAGTGTGATGCTCTGCACCAGGCGTAAACTTCCTATCACAAAAGTGAATGGTCTCTTTAAGACAAACACTAAAACTAATActtgtcaaaaaaagaaacttcacATATGCCGAATATGCTGTAAGAACTTTGCTTCTCCATACAAGCTCTCAAGGCACTTGGTCACTCACTCTGGGATAAGGCCATATAAATGCACTTTGTGCAGCAAAACCTTCACACAACGTGGCCATCTAAAAGTTCATGAGCACAGATGCGGACAGGGTAACAGGATCTCAGGTTATACTcaaacagaaatgataaataCCAACCATCTCCAGGATGAATGCACTGAAAAACTTACTGACTGTACAGATTTGGATGTGAGTGCAATAAGGGAACAGAGAGAGTCACATTATACCAGTGTTGGTGATTACACAGTAACTGATGGAGATTTATCTTATTGCACAGAGGCAATAGACACTGAATGGCTGGCAGTACCAGAAGTAGGCTTACAAGAGGAGAATAATGAATCGGAGAAAATGCAGAATAAATACTGCGATCAAGTTACAGACATCTATGACCAGGCTACAGACCATTATAGTTATTCATTTCCCTCTGAGCTTGCCTATGAAATAAACAAGCTTGTCCAAAATCAGAACATGGCAGCTCCACCTTTGTCACATCAGTATGAGGATAATGCACATAATGTAGAAATACCATGTCTACATAAAGAAGTTACAGCTTTTTCAGATAGCAACAACCTGGTCGGTGATGAGCATGTGAGTTCTGTGGATGAGAATCAAATCCAGGCAGATTTCCCAGATGACTACTGGTGTGAACCACtaattgtttttgaatgtgacaAGTGCACTGCaagttttatttgtgaaaatgatCTTGAGCAGCATCTTTGTTCAACTCATATTCAGCCTAAAATGGCAGAGTCAGCCCAGAAGAATCATTGTGACATTTGCTTCAAATATTTTGTCTCTCCCTCTAAACTTAAGAGGCATTATCTTATTCACACAGGTCAGAGGCCATTTAGGTGTGACATTTGTGGCAAAACTTTCACACAGTCAGCACATGTCAGAACACACAGACTGACTCACTGA